CCTTCAACTTTTGTACTTCCTGGTTTTTTTAAGTCTTTGTAGTGTGCAAAATGATGTTCAAGTTTGTTTTTCCAAGTTTCTGTTAAGTCACTGATATCAGTTATTACACTTCCTGTATTTCTATCGTCCTCTGGAACACAAATTATTTTGTGATCATTTTCCCCGTCATCAACAAAATTTAAAACGCCAACAACTTTTACTTTCACCATTATGCCTGTTGGCAATGGTTCGTCTGTTATAATTAACGTGTCAAGTGGGTCATTGTCTTCATCCCAGGTTTGAGGGATAAAACCATAGTTTACTGGTTTTGCAAAAATCTCCGGCTCTACCCTATCAAGGACAAATATATTTGGTTCGTAATTATATTCAATCTTATTTCTTGAACCTCTTGATATTTCAACAAAAGTATTTAAATACTCTCCCTCTTTCCCAAATTCGATGTCGTGTAGTAAGTTCATAAATATTAGTATATAACTTTAATTTCTATATATCCAGTGTAGCTAGTTTTGCATGGGTTTGAATAAACTTCTTTCTTGGTGGCACCTCTTCACCCATTAACATTTCAAACATCTTCCCAGCTTCTTCGAGGCTTTCTACGTTTATCTGTTTTAAAGTTCTAGTGGCAGGGTCCATTGTAGTTTCCCAAAGTTGTTGTGCATTCATTTCTCCTAAACCTTTGTATCTTGAAATAGAAACTTTTTTATCACCAAACTTTTTAATAACTTCATCCTTTTCTTGATCATTAAAGGCATAAATTGATTCTTTACCAGCAGTTATTTTATATAGTGGGGGGAGTGCAATATATAAGTGCCCCCTGGTAATAATCTCAGGCATATGTCTGTAGAAAAATGTCAAAAGCAAAGTTTTTATATGTTCACCGTCAACGTCTGCATCAGTCATTATGATTACTCTGTGATATCTGAGTTTTTCGTAGTTTATGGCCTCCCCTATACCAACACCTAAGGCAATAATTAAATTTTTAACTCCTTCAAATTTAACAATTGTGTCAAGCCTTGCCCTTTCTGTGTTTAGGATTTTACCCTTTAAAGGTAAAATTGCTTGGAATTTACGGTCCCTTCCTTGCTTTGCCGATCCACCAGCGCTATCACCCTCAACAATATATATTTCTGAAACTGATGCATCCTTACTTTGACAATCAGCAAGTTTTCCAGGAAGAGATGCACCATCAAGAGCACCTTTTCTTAAAACAGCGTCCTTTGCTGCTCTGGCGGCCAATCTTGCTCTTGCTGCCAAACTTACTTTATCAATTATTCTTTTTGCTTCTTGTGGGTGTTCTTCAAAATAAGTGTCCAAGCCTTCTTTGACAGTTGTTGCAACAAAACCTTGTACCTCTGGGTTATTAAGTTTGGCTTTGGTTTGACTTTCAAACTGAAGTGTCTCGGAAGGCATTTTGACATAGATAACGGCAGTTAGACCTTCCTTTAAATCATCACCTGTTAAAATTATGTCGTCTTTGCCACTTGAATTTCTCTTGACATAGTCAGTGATAGATCTTGTTAAAGCTGTTCTAAAACCAGTTACATGTGTTCCTCCATCAGTTGTGTATATTCCATTTACAAAACCTTTAACATTTTCATTGAAACCATCTGTATATTGGATTGCTACTTCTGCATTTATTTCACCGTTATCTTTTGAAACATAAATAACATCTGTAATTGGTGACTTACCCCTATTAGAGTGTGCAACCAAAGATTTAATTCCTCCCTCAAAATAATAACCAGATTCATCACCATCTCTTAAGTCTTTAAAACTAAATGCAAGCTTGGCAATTAAATATGCCCTATCACGAAGTAGATTCTTTATTTTATTTTTCTCAAATGGTAATGGTTCACCTTGTGAGTGAAATATTTGAGAATCGGGCATAAATTTAGTAATGGTTCCAGTTTTTTGTTTTAAATCAATCCCCCATTCTTTTATCTGAGAATCAGTAGCTTCTGAAACTTTTTTAAGTGGTACTCCCCTTTTGTATTCTTGATAAAAGACTTTTCCATTTCGTAAAACACAAACTCTAAAATAAGATGACAGCGCATTTACAACAGATGCACCTACACCATGAAGACCACCAGAAACTTTGTATGCTCCTCCACCAAATTTTCCACCTGCGTGAAGCTTGGTCATTGTAAGTTCTAAGGCAGAAACACCACTTTTGTGCATATCTGTTGGTATTCCTCGACCGTTATCACGGATTTCTGCTGAACCATCAGCGTTTATTTGTACCCAAACTTGGCTTGCAGTTCCAGCAAAGCTCTCGTCAACCGAGTTATCAACAATTTCTCTTAAACACTCATGAAGACCCCTAGTGTCGGTTGATCCAATATACATTCCCGGTCTCTTTCTGACTGGTTCTAACCCCTCAAGGACTTGGATTTGGTCTGCGTTGTAGTCTTGTTGTTTAGCCATTGCTGTTCATTCTAACAACTAAATTTGTAAGCTGCAAGCCTACATTTCCATTTAGTTTTAAGTTTTTTAAAACAGAAAGATAATTTTCAAGATTTTTAAAATTTTTAACATCGTGCTCGTGCAAAACTAAATCCTCAACAAATGAAACTGCTTCTTCACGTCCTTTTATTTTTCCTATGACCTCAAACTTTTGATGTAAATTAAGCTTTTCAAAACTATTAATCCCACTACTGGTTGAGACCGTCAGTTTAGGGTTTACTGTTTTGATTATTTGGCACCTTGAAGTAATTGTGGGTAAAACATTATATAAATTTTTTGCGGTTAGAACATAGATTAAATTATCATTTGGTTCTTCCAAGTTTTTTAAAAAAGCATTTAAAGCTTCGTTTGTGGCATTGTCAATATTTTCAATAACAATTGCAGTTTTTATATTAAATGAAAACTTAATTAGTTTTTTTAAATTTTTTGCATCTTCAATTTTTTGCAAAGTAAAGGGAACAATTTCTGCCTTTTGTTTATTTGCAAAGTCAATTGGGTCAATGTTTTTAAGTAAAAATGCGTGCATATATTTAATTTTAAACGAATTCAGTTGTTTTATACAGCTACGATAATTTACTATTCAATTACTTAAAAAAGAATAATAATGTATTTTATACCTTTTACCTTGATTGTCATGGACAAGTTAATGATGATTAGCAATTTATAGGTAACTTAGTGTAAAATTTGACTATGGCAAAGAAAAAGGTAATTAAAAAATTTAAGCTCAATAAATGGATTAAAATTTTATTACCTCTGCTTGTATTAGTAATAGGTTCGATGTTTATTCTAAGTAAGTCAACTAGCGAAATTAGCTTTAATGGATGTGGAACAGACTTTCCTAATTATAAGTATAGTTTGAAGTTTCCATTTTTGTGGACATTTAAGCAAACCGTTCTAGATTCAACAAGCAGTTATTATGAGGTTAGTGGGCCAAATAGTGTTTTTACTGTAAGCTGTACAAACCAGGGTGTTGGTGGAGGATGTAATAAAGATTATTGGACTACAATTAATGTAAATGGAAGGCAATATGATGCATGTCTTCAAAAGATTGATGGTACGTGGAATATGAGTAATGTAAATTTTTCAGATACTTCTGTAGAAAACATAATTGTTTCATTTTGGTCTGAAGGGCTTGATAAAATTGAAATTGAAAAAATTCTCTCTTCTTTTAAGCGTTTATAAAAAAAACAAAGCAGGATACTTTTTCAGAGTTAGACTCTAAAATTTCTCCTGCTTTTTATTAAATTTTACTTACTTAATCCATCCCCATTTACAAAACCAACTCATTGGCCACGAATATTGACTGCATTTGTCAACCTGTGGTGTTGTGATTGATGTTGATGGTACTGGTGTTTCAATTGTTACTGCGGGCATATGGATGATATTCATGCAATCTGGATTGACATGTACGTTATTATGGTTGCGAACCCAATTCGACTCTGTGACACGAATCGATCCATCCTCATTCAATCCTTGGAAAATCGCCACATGTCCTGCGTTAAAATTAGCAGATTCACAACTTGTACCCCCATTTTGAGATGCTGGATTCCATGTAACGATGTCACCTTGTTTGGCAGTTGAAAAATCATTTGTTACCGTCCATCCACAGGTGCCACTTTTGTCCGGATCATTTGCCCAATCATCCCAGAGACCGCCGTTAGGGAATGATTTACCCCAGCATTTTTCTACTTCTGCATTCACTCTGGCTACATAGTTTGTGCATTGTTCCATTGCTCCGACATCTGGAGGATTAAATGGATTCCACCATTGTCCCGTTGCAAGTTCGTCACATCCTGTATCAACAAGTGGACTTACCTCAGAAGTTGCAGGATCAGGAACTATTGGAACTGTGACAATCAACGTTGCTTCAGCTTGTGAAATTACAGTAGCAACTGGCTGTACTGCAACAATAGGATACATATGGTATTCCCCACCTGTTCCTACTTCTGCAGCCCAACCTTGTACCCCTTTGTACTCCACAATGAACCATCTGACTTCTTGTTTACACTTTGGTCCATCAACCACCTTAACCTCACTGTAGTTAGGCATTATTGTTAATGGATCAGTGTTTACGTTTGGTCTCGGCCGGAGATTCAAATCTTTTCTTGCAATTTGTGCATTACCTCCAACAGTTAATACCGCAGGAGAAGCAGGGCATTCACCATCACTTGCTAAACCTTGTGGGCCATTTGGAATTACTTGCACTTGGCCCACAATTGATGGCACTGTTGTTGAACCTTGATTAGGAACAATCGGTGTTGTATTTGGGAAATATCGATTCTTGAAGTCGATAAATCCGTTGTAATCTCGATTAACATCGGGGATGTCTGATCCATGATGAATCGATTTTAAATCAGAGTTACTCCACCCTTTGTTATCAATCCAAGATCTTGGAATTCCCAAAGCATCCAAAGTATCAGGATTTGGAATTAGTCTTCTTTCCATTGAACCGTTTTTGATAACGATGACGAAAAGGTTTCCATTTATATCAATGATGCTACTTGTTACAAATGGAAAAGAAGGTTCTGCAGGTTGCTGATTGGGGGCAAGAACAGAGACTATGATGCTTCCTGATTTTCCTGCATAATCCCAATTGTTATCTCCTTGTCCTGCGACCCACAAGCTTAGTTTATGGTTACCAGTAGGAAATCCTGATGTGTTCCATGTCCATGACAGACTGGGCGCACCAATTTCATACAGGTCTACACCATTAACTTTCACTTTCATAGCTCTTACTTGAACATTACATGACCCACTACCTGAGATTTGGATTTGTTCCCCAACAATTACATTCCTTGGCCACGCATCAAATGTATCTATACTGCATGAAGGATTTTGTGGAGCGGGCGGGGCTGTAAGTTGATATCCAAAATCAACACAATTTTGCTCCTGCCAATTTGGATCGTCTGATGCCTTGGTGCAAATGTTTATGTTTGCATTGCCAACGGGGCAATCACCAGTACGCCAGCTTGAATCAAATTCCACTTCTGATGTTTCACCTTTGGTTACTCCACCACAACTTACATTGATTCTTGTGGCTCCAGGATTTGTCGAATCAACCTTAATATGAATGTTTACATCATAGCCGACTTGAGCATTTCCTTGTGGATTGAAGCTCGCATTGAAATTTGGTCCGCGAGTATGTAAAGACTCTGCAACCACAGGACTAGTGATTAGGGCAAGCAGTATTACTGCCTTAATCAAAGCCATCCAACAAATTTTCTTAAACATTTAACACACTCCTTCTCCTCTATTAAGAGGTCTAATATGGATTTGTAAGTCAAAGAACGACTCAAAACTATCGGGTGTATTATAACATAAAATAGGCCGTCCCTACATTCTAACTCTCCTTTTTCTTTTAAGTTTTGTGTTGATATCCAGATTTGCACTTTCTTTTTTGCTCGTAACTGACTATTATTAAGGTATGCCCAATACTGCCACTGCCAATGTAAATAAAACTGCGACGGGAAATAATCTTGCCGATATCTTAGTTTCTATGGGAGTTTTAGATAAGACCAGAGCTGACCAAGTTAAAATGGCTGAGGTCCAGTATGGTACTACTCAGGAGGAAATAATCAAAAAACAAAATCTAGTTAATAACACTGATCTTGTTAAGGCTAAGGCTACTTTTTATAACGTCCCCTTTGTAGATTTGGCAACTAGTCCTTCCTCCCCTGAGGCAATGTCAATACTTTCTCAAGAAGTTTCGAACAAATTTAATATATTTCCACTTGCAGTTGATAAAACAGCCAAGAATATTACTCTGGCTATGGCCGATCCCCTTGATTTGACGGCTATAGAGTTTGTAGAGAGAAAAACAGGTTTAAGGGTTAAACCCGTAGCCGTTGAGGAAGATAAATTGGAAGATATTATTACAACTAGATATGCAAGTTCATTGTCGCAAGAGGTTACAGAAGCTTTAAAAGATGTAGCTCCAGATAAAAAGGTAAGTACTAGTGAGAACCTTAAAATTGGTTTCATTAGAGAAGAAAAAATATCAGAAATTGTAACTCATATTTTGGAATTTGCAGTTAAGTCTCGTTCATCTGATATACATATTGAGCCTGAAGAAAGAGCGACTAGGGTTCGTTACAGGGTTGATGGAATATTGGTTGAAAAGTTGACTATTCCCAGAGAGCTTCACGAATCTTTAACATCGAGAATAAAAATACTTTCTGGTATGAAAATTGATGAAAAAAGAATACCACAAGACGGAAGGTTTAATTTTAAGGCTGCAAATGAAGATACTGACCTTCGTGTTTCTTCACTTCCCACAGCATGGGGAGAAAAGATTGTTATGCGTTTGTTGAAAAAAACTGGTGGTGTTCCAGATTTACCAACTCTTGGTCTTCGTGGCAAAGCCTTGAAAAACCTACAGGATGCAATTTTAAGACCTCATGGCATTATTTTAATTTGTGGACCAACTGGATCTGGTAAGACCACAACACTTTACTCAATTATTAGTAAAATTAATACACCAAAGGTAAATATTGTAACTTTGGAAGACCCAATTGAATATAAAATGGTTGGTGTCAATCAGGTACAAATTAATCCAGCAGTTGGTTTAACATTTGCTTCTGGTTTAAAAGCTTTTTTAAGACAAGACCCCAACGTTATATTAGTTGGAGAAATACGTGATCAAGAAACTGCAGATCTTGCAATTCAAGCCTCATTAACAGGGCACTTAGTTTTTTCTACTCTTCACACCAATAACGCAGCAGGAGCACTTCCTAGGATGCTTGATATGGGTGCTGAACCTTACCTTTTAACATCGTCAATGACAGCAATAATGGCCCAGAGGGTTGCAAGAAAAATACACGAGGATTGTAAAGAGGAATTTACTCCTGACCCCAAAATAGTTGAAGATATGAAAACAGTACTAGGACCACTTTGGCCAACAAATTCTGTTGGTAAAACATATAGAGGTAAAGGGTGCCAGGCCTGTGGAAATACTGGCTATTATGGCAGGGTTGGTATTTTTGAAGTTTTGCCAGTTTCTGATTCGATAGGTAAAATGATATTGGGAAGGTCACCTGCTGTTGAAATTGAAAAGAAAGCCAAAGAAGAAGGTATGATAACATTAAAACAGGATGGTTATTTAAAAGTTTTAGCAGGAGAAACGACGATTGAAGAAGTGTTAAGGGTGGCTCAAGAATAGTCTAAGGAATTTAAGTAAGAAAAATAAAAATATGATAAACCTAAAACATTTGTTACAACAAACGATTGACTTAAAGTCATCAGATCTACACCTTGTTGCGGGTGTTCCTCCAACTGTCAGAATTGATGGTGAACTTAAATCTTTGCCGGATACAGGACTTTTGACACCTGAGTTGGTTGCTGAAGGATTAAAACAAGTTATGACTTCAGAGCAAATTGAAAGATTAACAGTCAATAAAGAACTTGATTTCTCACTTTCTTTTGATGACAGGGCAAGGTTTAGGGTTAATGCATATACTCAGAAAGGATCTTTGGCTGCTGCTTTTAGAAGAATTCCACTTGAGATTCCCGAGATTGATAAATTAAATCTACCTAAGATAACAAGGAGCTTTACAGGTTTAAGACAAGGTTTGGTTTTAGTGACTGGTCCCACTGGACACGGCAAGTCAACAACCTTGGCTGCAATAATTAATGAAATCAATAAAAACAGGTCTTGCCACATAGTAACAATTGAAGATCCAGTCGAATTTGTTTTTAAACCTATCAAGTCAATTATTTCTCAGCGAGAGATGAGATCAGATACTCACTCGTGGCAAGTTGCACTACGTTCTGTTTTGCGTGAAGACCCAGATGTTGTTTTAGTTGGCGAAATGAGAGATTTTGAAACAATTTCAGCAGCTTTAACAATTGCTGAAACAGGCCATTTAGTTTTTGGAACCTTGCATACTAACTCAGCAGCTCAAACTATTGATAGAATTGTGGATGTTTTCCCAGAAGACCAACAGGCCCAAGTCAGACTTCAGTTGTCATCTGTCTTAGAAGCAGTTTTCTCTCAAAGATTAATAACCGCTGTTGCTGGAGGAAGGGTTGTGGCCCATGAAGTGATGTTAGGGACAACTGCGATTAAAACTTCAATCAGAGAAGGTAAAACACATCAAATAGACTCAATTATTCAGACTTCTTTAGAAGTTGGTATGTCTACCCTTGAACATTCACTATCTGCATTGGTTAAGCAAGGAATAATTTCTATTGAAACTGCACAAGAGTGGACAGTAAGACCTGATGAGTTGAACAGGTTGATTAAAGGTACAAAATAACATACAAGCTGCGTTTATGAAAAGGTTTAACTACAAGGCAAAAGACAAATCCGGTAAATTAGTTACAGGAGAAGTGGAAGCTGTTAATGATATGTTGGCGGCCAAGCTAGTTCGTGGAAAAGGACTTCTTGTCCTCTCAATTAAACAAACATATGAAAGCCCCATAACCTTTATCAGAAATCTAAAAAATAGAATAACACCTTCAGATGTTGCTACTTTTACAAGACAGTTGGCAACAATGGTCAATGCTGGTTTACCAATAACTGAGTCGTTAATTATATTAAAGTCTCAAGCTAAAGGGTCAATGGGTAAAGTAGTATCTCAAATACTTGCAGACATTGAGGGTGGCGAGTCAGTTTCAAAGGCGTTCGTGAAGCATCCAACTGTTTTTACTCCAACCTATATAGCTTTGGTTAAGTCAGGTGAGGCAGGAGGGGTTTTAGATACTGTTTTGGCTCGTCTTGCAGACGATATGGAAAAACAACAGGAATTTAAAGGTAAAGTTAAGGGAGCTTTAATTTATCCTACAATAATTATTATTGGTATGGTTATAGTTGCTTTTATAATGATGATTTTTGTTATCCCTCGCTTGACTTCGCTTTATGATGAGTTTAATGCAGAACTTCCCCTTCCTACAAAAATATTAATTGGTGTTTCTGATGCTGTTATAAAATTTTGGCCTGTTACAATTGCTTTGGTTGTTGGGGCTGTTTATTCGTTTCAAGCGTATAGGAAAACGACACAAGGAAGACTGAAAACAGATCAACTACAGTTTAAAATACCAATTTTTGGCGAGCTTCAAAAACAAGTTATATTAACAGAATTAACAAGTACGCTCTCTTTAATGACTGGTGCTGGTGTTTCAATTTTAGAAGGTTTAAATATTACTGCAGACGTTGTCGGTAATGTGGTTATCAAAAATGCTATTAAGGATGTTGCGGTTCAGGTTGAGAAAGGATTTCCAGTTTCATTTGCATTCGCCAAACACCCAGAAGCTTTTCCTTTCATCCTTTCTCAAATGGTAGCAGTGGGAGAAGAAACTGGAAAAATGGAAGAGGTTTTGGGCAAAGTTAGTCATGTTTTTGCTGTTGAGTCAGATCAAAAGGTCAAAAGTTTAACTTCTGCAATTGAACCAATTGTTATGGTTATTTTGGGTTTGGGCGTAGGTTTTTTGGTAATTGCAATAATTTTACCTATTTATAACTTGACTTCTCAATTCTAAAGATAGATTATTATATGTAAGGGAGGTGAACTAAAATAATAAATAAATTAAAAACAAAAAACAAAAAAGGTTTTACCTTGGTAGAACTTTTGATTGTAATTGGTTTACTTGGAGCAATTGCCTTAATTGTTATTGCTGCTATTAATCCTATTGAACAAGCAAACAGAGCTCGCGACACAAGGTTTAAGTCAGATGCTGGTCAACTGATTTCCGCAATAGACAGATATTTTGCAGCTAATTCTAGATTTCCTTGGATGACAGTTACACCTACTTACTCAACAGAAGACGAGTTTGGATTTGTAACCTCTTCCAGTCAAGAAGTCGGTCTTTGTGGTGCAACTTGTGCTGTCAATGGAGTCTTAATAACCACCAATGAACTAAAAACAGAGTTTAGAAATAGAGATTTTGTTCAGGATGGTGGAGCAGGTGCAACACTAGATGAACAAATATTAATAGGTAAAGAGCAAGGTTCATCTGCATCAGTCTATGGTTGTTTTGTTCCTTTGGCTAATTCAACAAAACAAGTTGCAGTTACCGAAGGTAATGTTTACCAACCAAATACATCAACTGGCGAAAAAGGTACTCCTGTTACAACTTGTGATGGAGCAGCAGGCGACGGAGCGGGTGTAAATTGGGTAACCAACGGTTGTTATGTTTGTATACCTCAGTAGTATAAGTATGGAAGTTTATTTCATACTTATACTATTGGTTTTGGTAGCTTTGGCAATTGGCTCTTTTGTGTCAGCAGTCAGCTACCGTATTCCCAGAGATTTAAATTTTTCTAAAGGAAGATCTTTTTGTGACTTATGTCAGAAATACTTAAAATGGTATGACAATATTCCTTTATTTTCATACTTTTTTTACTTTGGAAAATCAAGATGTTGTGGTCAAAAGATATCTATACGCTATCCACTAATTGAAGCCGCCTCAGTATTAGGAGCTTGTATTTTGTTTTTATTATTTCCGTTTTTAGAATTTATTCTTTACTATTCCCTCTTTGTTACATTACTTACAATATTGGTCATTGATATCGAGCATCAAATTATTCCTGATGAGCTTGTTTGGCTAACGTTACTAATTTCTATTTTAATAGTTAACACCTCACTTTTAACTACTTTGTTTTTTGCATTTCTTTTTTCAACGTTTCTCTTAAGTATCTATATACTTACATCAGGAAAAGGTATGGGTTTGGGTGACGTAAAACTTGCAATTCCTTTAGGGTTAGTCTTAGGGCAAGAAAAAGGTTTAGTATGGTTATTGTCAACTTTCATAATTGGTGGAATAGTAGCTTTATTCTTGCTAGTATTAAAGAAGGCAAAGTTAAAGACTAAAATTGCGTTTGGACCGTTCATGATAGTAGCTTTTTGGATTACGTTAATGTTATGAAAAAAAATATTAAAGGCTTTACTCTAACAGAGCTGTTAATAGTTGTGGGCTTGCTCTCATTTTTAGCGCTTCTAATTATTCTCTTTTTAAGAAATCAAGTTCACAAGGGAAATGACGCTAGAAGAAAAGCTGAGATCAAAAGAATTGGTATTGCTGCAGAGGAATATGAAAAAGATAACGATTGCTATCCCCTTTCAAGTCTTGTGGCCTGCAATCCTGGTAGTGGTTTATTACCATATTTGGATAAAATCCCTTGTGATCCTGTAACTAAGGCCTCTTATCTCTATGAACATGAAGATTCAAGTTGTCCAAAGTGGTATAGGATTTATGGCAGACTTGATAATGAGTCAGACGTAGATAGTACCCCTTATATTGGTCCTAACTCTGCATTTGACTATGTTTACTCAAGTCCAAATGCACCCGGAGTTGTTCCGGATGTACCAGCGCCTACAGCTAGTGGCGGAGGTGGAGGTGGAGCAGGTCAAACTACTTTCTATGGCTGTTTTAGTGGGTCTTGTATGGTCGTCCAATGGGATGTATCAAGGCCTGGTCCTGCTTGTGATCCGAACTTTCAAAACCCAACCTGCTATGGACAATGTTCAAATTTAAATAACGAATGTCAACCTTGGAATCAATAAATAAGTCTTAATGAAAATCAAACCATTTACATTAGTTGAAACAAAACTATTAGCATTTATATTTTTGGTGTTGTTTGTGGTTATTGGGTTTAATATGTCAATTTCTTTAAGGCGCGGTAGGGATGCCACAAGAAAAAATGATATTTCAGCAATTCAAAAGGGATTAGATACCTACTATCAAAAGTATCGTATTTATCCCCAATCTACATCTGATGGAAAAATGATTGGATGTTTTACTGAAGAAGCTGTGACAGACATACTAACTGGATTACCATTAAATGTGGAGGTTTGTAATTGGGGTGAATCTAATTTTGAGGGTATGTCCCCTATGCCTAGGGATCCAAGTGATAAAAAAGGTGTAAGTTACAAGTATGTTTCAGACGAGAAAAGCTATGGTTTTTATGTTTCTTTAGAAGGTAAGGATGAACCTGAATATAATTTAGGAACACAACAATTAGGATTGCAATGTGGCACTAAAGTATGCAATTATGGAAGAGTAGTTGAAAATGAAATATAGTAAGCAAAACTTGGCCAGTAAAACTGGTAAAAAAGGATTTACATTAGTTGAACTTTTAGTAGCAATGGCAATTATTGGAGTTTTGGCTGCAATGGCTGTTGGTAGTTTTAGAACTGCACAATTAAGGGGTAGGGATACACAGAGAAAGTCTGATCTAAAACAGGTTTCAAATGCTTTAGAACTTTATTATGCTGATTATGGAAGGTATCCTGATAGTTTGACTTGGGGTGGAGAGTTTACTGATGGCAGAACAATTTACTTTAAGGTTTTACCAACTGACCCATCTGGTGGTGTATACACCTATACTCTAGTTGGTGCTTCTACCCAAAAATACCAGCTTTTTGCAAGACTTGAAAATACTGAAGATCAAGACTGTATACAAGACAACTGTGCGCAGAATCCCAATTTTGCAGTTACTAGTGCTAATACAACAGCAACAGAGTAAGCATAGCTTGCCACTAAAGTGGTAATATATAATTAAAGTCAAAGTTATGAACAACAAAACAAAAAAAGGTTTTACCTTAGTCGAATTACTGGTCGTAGTTTCTTTAATTGGAGTTTTGGCAACTTTAGTTATTGCAAATATGAACTCAGCCAGAGAAAGGGCTAGAGATACTCAAAGAAAATCAGATTTTAGGAATATCCAAACAGCATTAAGGCTTTATTACAATGATAATGGAGGCTATCCAACCAGTAGTACAGATAATATTGTTGGCTGCGATGGTAATTGTGTATGGGGAGAGTCTTGGGTGAATGATGACGTGACTTATATGAACATATTGCCTGATGATCCCCTATCAAACCAGATATATAAATATACCTATATAGATGATGATGATTATATACTTGAGGCTTGTCTTGAAAATGTCAGTGATGACAAAGGAATTGCAACCACTGACCTGGATTGGTGCCCGACTGGTTGGAAGTATGAAGTAAAACCATAATGAAAAAAACATTAACAACCAAAAATAAAATACAACAAATGGGTTTTACATTAGTAGAGATGCTTGTCGTCATCTCTTTAATAGGAATTTTGGCTGCCTTAGCACTTGTTTCATTTGGGTCATCTCAAAAACAAGCAAGAGATTCACAAAGAAAGTCTGATTTGAAACAATTTCAGACAACAATTGAAAATTATGCGAGTCTAAATTCTGGACTTTATCCTGTTTACACAACTACGTTACAAATCGACTCTTCTGATAGTAATTTTTGTACCGATGAATTAAATTTAACATCTTGCCCAATAGATCCTAAAAACACTGAGAATTTAGTTTATAAATACGTTT
This bacterium DNA region includes the following protein-coding sequences:
- a CDS encoding prepilin-type N-terminal cleavage/methylation domain-containing protein, which translates into the protein MNKLKTKNKKGFTLVELLIVIGLLGAIALIVIAAINPIEQANRARDTRFKSDAGQLISAIDRYFAANSRFPWMTVTPTYSTEDEFGFVTSSSQEVGLCGATCAVNGVLITTNELKTEFRNRDFVQDGGAGATLDEQILIGKEQGSSASVYGCFVPLANSTKQVAVTEGNVYQPNTSTGEKGTPVTTCDGAAGDGAGVNWVTNGCYVCIPQ
- a CDS encoding prepilin peptidase — protein: MEVYFILILLVLVALAIGSFVSAVSYRIPRDLNFSKGRSFCDLCQKYLKWYDNIPLFSYFFYFGKSRCCGQKISIRYPLIEAASVLGACILFLLFPFLEFILYYSLFVTLLTILVIDIEHQIIPDELVWLTLLISILIVNTSLLTTLFFAFLFSTFLLSIYILTSGKGMGLGDVKLAIPLGLVLGQEKGLVWLLSTFIIGGIVALFLLVLKKAKLKTKIAFGPFMIVAFWITLML
- a CDS encoding prepilin-type N-terminal cleavage/methylation domain-containing protein, which produces MKKNIKGFTLTELLIVVGLLSFLALLIILFLRNQVHKGNDARRKAEIKRIGIAAEEYEKDNDCYPLSSLVACNPGSGLLPYLDKIPCDPVTKASYLYEHEDSSCPKWYRIYGRLDNESDVDSTPYIGPNSAFDYVYSSPNAPGVVPDVPAPTASGGGGGGAGQTTFYGCFSGSCMVVQWDVSRPGPACDPNFQNPTCYGQCSNLNNECQPWNQ
- a CDS encoding prepilin-type N-terminal cleavage/methylation domain-containing protein, whose translation is MKYSKQNLASKTGKKGFTLVELLVAMAIIGVLAAMAVGSFRTAQLRGRDTQRKSDLKQVSNALELYYADYGRYPDSLTWGGEFTDGRTIYFKVLPTDPSGGVYTYTLVGASTQKYQLFARLENTEDQDCIQDNCAQNPNFAVTSANTTATE
- a CDS encoding prepilin-type N-terminal cleavage/methylation domain-containing protein; this encodes MNNKTKKGFTLVELLVVVSLIGVLATLVIANMNSARERARDTQRKSDFRNIQTALRLYYNDNGGYPTSSTDNIVGCDGNCVWGESWVNDDVTYMNILPDDPLSNQIYKYTYIDDDDYILEACLENVSDDKGIATTDLDWCPTGWKYEVKP
- a CDS encoding type II secretion system protein, with the protein product MKKTLTTKNKIQQMGFTLVEMLVVISLIGILAALALVSFGSSQKQARDSQRKSDLKQFQTTIENYASLNSGLYPVYTTTLQIDSSDSNFCTDELNLTSCPIDPKNTENLVYKYVSNATGTSFVLWTGLENKEVFWVICSSGRNGESDIAPSSSTCPI